Proteins encoded within one genomic window of Camelina sativa cultivar DH55 chromosome 19, Cs, whole genome shotgun sequence:
- the LOC104763893 gene encoding putative 4-hydroxy-4-methyl-2-oxoglutarate aldolase 1, with product MAFVTTAEVCDANQEMLRSGQLRALQPVFQIYGRRQIFSGPVVTVKVFEDNGLIRHFLEEKGNGRVLVVDGGGSLRCAILGGNPVVQAQNNGWAGIIVNGCIRDVDEINGCDIGVRALASHPIKASKKGLGEQRVPLNIAGTRICDGEWLYADTDGILVSQIELSV from the exons atggcgTTTGTGACCACTGCGGAAGTATGTGATGCGAATCAAGAGATGCTTCGTAGTGGCCAGCTCCGAGCTCTGCAACCCGTTTTCCAGATTTACGGTCGTCGTCAAATATTCTCAGGTCCAGTAGTTACTGTCAAAGTATTTGAAGACAATGGCTTAATCCGTCACTTCCTCGAAGAGAAAG GCAATGGAAGAGTTCTTGTGGTGGATGGTGGAGGGAGTTTACGTTGCGCGATACTTGGAGGAAACCCGGTAGTACAAGCGCAGAACAACGGATGGGCAGGGATCATAGTGAACGGTTGCATCAGAGACGTTGATGAGATCAATGGTTGCGACATTGGAGTGAGAGCTTTAGCTTCCCATCCAATAAAGGCGAGTAAGAAAGGACTTGGTGAACAAAGAGTCCCTTTGAACATAGCAGGCACTCGGATTTGCGATGGCGAATGGCTTTATGCAGATACTGATGGTATCCTTGTTTCCCAGATTGAATTATCCGTTTAA